From one Pontibacillus sp. HMF3514 genomic stretch:
- the addA gene encoding helicase-exonuclease AddAB subunit AddA: protein MPTWTPEQERAIYTSGKDVLVAAAAGSGKTAVLVERIIQKLLNQDNPTNIDSLLVVTFTNAAAQEMRNRVGEALEKALEQQPDSTHLKKQLSLLQRASISTLHSFCLDIVRRYSYMLDLDPHFRIADEIEADLMRQEIIEDLFEEWYGKEGEERDRFFEVVDRFSSDRSDAEVERLMLDLYNFSRQNPWPEAWMNDVQAMYDVSPDTPEEDIVWLQILKREVKSQLNAMLKDSEQALNLTRESDGPYHYAEAIDDDREKIQQALGLVDISWHELQQYMQESGSFTALSRKKVECSDEKKERVKNLRDRYKKRWTSLSQEWFARSLPAYLEDMQSLAPVVEQLMVLVREFHERFQQKKKDQALVDFADLEHYCLHVLMDESSTPEEIIPSEVAESYQQQFTELLVDEYQDTNLVQETILRMVSYGENSGNLFMVGDVKQSIYRFRHAEPSLFLNKYKAFANEKHPAERIDLARNFRSRHEVLSGTNYIFRQILDEEVGEMTYDKDAELIYSNTIYDEITSSDAEAELVIIDREKHEDQNEESGEDFRDLEKAQLEARAYANKIQNWLGHGEGPALQVVDKGTSAKRDVQYRDIVILLRSMTWAPTIVEELKQQGIPVYAELSTGYFEAIEIKVMLSLLKVIDNPRQDIPLASVLRSPIVGLNEDELTKIRLAQKKATYYEALTSYRRMGEDDELVHKVEHFLHRLDAWRKRARQGSLSELIWQIYRETGYYDFVGGIPGGRQRQANLRALYDRARTYEATSFRGLFRFLRFIERIEERGEDLGAARALGEQEDVVRIMTIHKSKGLEFPVVIMGAMDKQFNQQDLMAKYLLHKDHGFGAKMINPQKRIMYPTLAYHALKKEKQRELLAEEMRVLYVALTRAKEKLVMIGNVSSLEKKLEKWREWVEHTDWVLPSHYRLETKTYLDWVGPSLIRHQHGETLRGETETHPLLPQDIAQDESSWRVTLLHGSELVDPDALQTNDHEAVERAIRSWEPLNPAEGPNEEVERRLSFQYPHQKAIHHRAKQSVTELKRQREVKDEYSAESLMQPFKQPIVSRPRFMQKSQELSATEKGSAMHTVMQHLPFEKVLSVQEIENEVEVLVEREFLTRDEAAVIDFDAIAAFYESEMGQRLIDADRVYREVPFSLALPAHEVYADWEEETDEKVFIQGVIDLIIPGEDGWIILDYKTDQVQQPITERVSDKLVSRYSTQLSLYAEALERIWNKPVEEKYLYFFNAPLLTKVD from the coding sequence ATGCCAACCTGGACACCCGAACAAGAACGAGCGATATACACGAGTGGAAAAGATGTACTTGTTGCAGCGGCAGCCGGATCCGGAAAAACGGCTGTCCTGGTTGAGCGAATCATTCAAAAGCTTTTAAACCAAGATAATCCTACCAACATTGACTCCTTGCTTGTCGTAACATTCACGAATGCAGCGGCTCAAGAGATGCGAAATCGTGTTGGGGAAGCTCTTGAAAAAGCGCTAGAGCAGCAACCTGACTCAACCCATTTGAAAAAGCAGCTATCTCTGCTTCAACGTGCATCGATATCAACTTTACACTCCTTCTGTTTAGATATCGTGAGACGCTACTCTTATATGCTTGATCTCGATCCGCATTTCCGTATTGCTGATGAGATTGAAGCGGATTTAATGCGTCAGGAAATCATTGAGGATCTTTTTGAAGAGTGGTACGGAAAAGAAGGGGAAGAACGTGATCGCTTTTTTGAAGTCGTGGACCGTTTTTCAAGTGACCGAAGTGATGCAGAGGTTGAGCGCTTAATGCTTGATTTATATAACTTTTCCAGACAAAATCCTTGGCCAGAAGCATGGATGAATGATGTCCAGGCGATGTATGATGTTTCACCTGATACGCCAGAAGAGGACATTGTATGGCTTCAGATTTTGAAAAGAGAAGTAAAGAGTCAATTGAATGCTATGCTCAAAGATTCTGAGCAGGCTCTTAACCTTACGCGAGAAAGTGATGGACCGTATCATTATGCTGAGGCTATCGATGATGATCGTGAAAAAATCCAGCAAGCCCTAGGACTTGTGGATATCTCATGGCATGAGCTTCAGCAGTATATGCAAGAATCAGGCAGTTTCACAGCTTTGTCCCGTAAAAAGGTAGAATGCTCTGATGAGAAAAAGGAACGCGTAAAAAACTTACGTGATCGTTACAAAAAACGTTGGACATCCTTGAGTCAGGAGTGGTTCGCCCGTTCACTGCCTGCATACTTAGAAGACATGCAATCACTTGCGCCGGTTGTAGAACAGCTGATGGTCCTTGTTCGTGAGTTTCATGAACGCTTCCAACAAAAGAAAAAGGATCAGGCACTCGTCGATTTTGCGGACTTGGAGCACTACTGTTTACACGTATTAATGGATGAGAGCTCAACGCCAGAAGAGATTATTCCATCTGAAGTAGCAGAGAGCTATCAACAGCAATTCACAGAACTCCTTGTTGATGAGTATCAGGATACGAATCTCGTACAAGAGACGATTCTTCGTATGGTTTCCTATGGAGAAAATTCCGGTAACTTGTTTATGGTAGGGGACGTGAAGCAGAGTATTTATCGCTTCCGTCACGCAGAACCATCCCTGTTTTTAAACAAATATAAAGCTTTTGCGAATGAAAAGCATCCTGCTGAGCGAATTGACTTGGCTCGTAATTTCCGAAGCCGTCATGAAGTACTTAGCGGAACGAACTATATATTCCGTCAAATTCTTGATGAAGAAGTTGGGGAGATGACCTATGACAAGGATGCCGAACTCATCTATAGCAACACGATTTATGATGAGATCACATCAAGTGATGCTGAAGCAGAACTGGTCATTATTGACCGTGAAAAGCATGAAGACCAAAACGAAGAATCAGGGGAAGATTTTCGTGACCTTGAAAAAGCGCAACTAGAAGCACGAGCTTATGCCAACAAAATTCAAAATTGGCTCGGTCATGGTGAAGGTCCTGCTCTGCAGGTTGTCGATAAAGGAACATCTGCCAAACGTGATGTACAATACCGTGACATTGTGATTTTGCTTCGTTCCATGACATGGGCACCTACAATTGTGGAAGAGTTGAAACAACAAGGTATCCCAGTTTATGCGGAGCTTTCCACAGGGTACTTTGAAGCGATTGAGATTAAAGTTATGCTCAGTCTGCTAAAGGTCATCGATAACCCAAGACAAGATATCCCGCTAGCTTCAGTGTTACGTTCTCCGATTGTCGGATTGAACGAAGACGAGTTAACCAAAATTCGTCTGGCACAGAAAAAAGCGACGTACTATGAAGCTCTAACTTCGTATCGCCGCATGGGGGAAGACGATGAGCTCGTTCATAAGGTCGAGCACTTCCTTCACCGTCTTGATGCCTGGCGTAAACGTGCGCGACAAGGATCCTTATCTGAGCTGATTTGGCAAATTTATCGCGAGACTGGGTATTACGATTTTGTTGGAGGTATCCCAGGTGGTCGTCAGCGTCAGGCTAACTTGCGAGCGTTATATGATCGTGCTCGCACGTATGAAGCGACGTCTTTCCGTGGTTTATTCCGTTTCCTTCGTTTTATCGAACGTATTGAGGAACGTGGAGAAGACCTTGGTGCAGCGCGTGCGCTAGGTGAACAAGAAGACGTTGTCCGAATTATGACGATCCACAAAAGTAAGGGACTTGAATTCCCTGTCGTTATCATGGGAGCAATGGATAAGCAGTTTAACCAACAGGATCTCATGGCGAAGTACTTGCTCCACAAGGATCATGGTTTTGGCGCGAAAATGATAAACCCTCAAAAACGCATCATGTACCCAACACTTGCGTATCATGCGTTGAAAAAAGAGAAACAACGTGAGCTTTTAGCGGAAGAAATGCGCGTTCTTTATGTTGCCTTAACACGTGCCAAAGAAAAACTTGTGATGATTGGAAATGTATCGTCACTGGAGAAGAAATTAGAGAAATGGCGTGAATGGGTTGAGCACACGGATTGGGTATTACCATCACATTACCGTTTAGAAACCAAAACGTACCTTGATTGGGTTGGACCTTCCCTTATTCGACACCAACATGGAGAAACGTTGCGTGGTGAGACTGAAACCCATCCATTATTACCGCAGGACATCGCTCAGGATGAATCAAGTTGGCGTGTAACGCTTTTACATGGAAGTGAGCTAGTAGACCCAGATGCTTTACAAACGAATGATCATGAAGCGGTAGAAAGAGCGATTCGTTCCTGGGAGCCTCTCAATCCAGCAGAAGGACCGAATGAAGAGGTTGAGAGAAGATTGAGTTTCCAGTACCCTCATCAAAAAGCGATCCATCATCGTGCGAAGCAATCTGTTACTGAACTGAAACGCCAGCGTGAAGTGAAGGATGAGTACAGCGCAGAATCCCTTATGCAACCTTTTAAACAGCCGATCGTCTCCAGACCTCGCTTTATGCAAAAGTCACAGGAGTTATCTGCTACGGAAAAAGGGAGTGCCATGCACACTGTTATGCAGCACTTACCGTTTGAAAAAGTGCTTTCTGTTCAAGAGATTGAGAACGAAGTCGAAGTACTAGTTGAGCGTGAATTTCTCACTCGTGATGAAGCAGCTGTCATTGATTTTGATGCCATCGCCGCTTTCTATGAAAGTGAAATGGGTCAACGTTTGATTGATGCGGACCGCGTGTATCGTGAAGTTCCATTCAGTTTAGCCCTGCCTGCTCAT
- a CDS encoding MFS transporter, translating into MSKQTVMATVLVLTGIFIASNLYTMLPLHTGLAETFGVSIPVVSLSSSLFIFPYAIGLFFFGMLADKLPHKTLLLCGMSLLTIVTTLIGFVDVFWLFICLRALQGVLAASFAPTAFAYTFEHFQGRVQAFVIAMINTGFLFAGIFGQMVSAAIADLFSYPAVFFSFGLFYFFCLVGMKTGLVKSKPKTYTKLFSLSPILSFFRHRPLQKLYGITFFLLFTVMLFYGSFELFMYRGELDFPFSLQTFRMIGLIGIIPAFFAGRLKSAFGARGVLAVHLGLMAVGFIVPLVALNVWTLLFASICMIASTALTIPMVILLVGVHGAYARASAVSIYSFTLLTGASVGSWVAAVVPFGVVLISVVVLFCGLVVLSMSVRNEIESGSLGEV; encoded by the coding sequence ATGTCGAAGCAAACAGTCATGGCTACAGTTTTAGTGCTCACGGGGATTTTTATTGCGAGCAACTTATATACAATGCTTCCTTTACATACCGGACTTGCTGAGACCTTTGGGGTTTCGATTCCTGTTGTCTCCCTATCAAGTTCTCTATTTATTTTCCCATATGCCATCGGGTTGTTCTTTTTCGGAATGCTAGCTGATAAACTCCCTCACAAAACATTATTATTATGTGGAATGAGCTTGCTAACGATCGTAACAACCCTAATTGGATTTGTAGATGTCTTTTGGTTATTTATTTGTTTGCGTGCGCTTCAAGGTGTTCTAGCAGCGAGTTTTGCTCCAACCGCTTTTGCCTATACCTTTGAACACTTTCAAGGCCGCGTGCAAGCTTTTGTGATCGCTATGATTAACACAGGATTTCTGTTTGCCGGTATATTTGGGCAAATGGTTTCTGCTGCGATTGCTGATCTGTTTTCGTATCCTGCGGTCTTTTTTAGCTTTGGGTTGTTTTATTTCTTTTGTTTGGTCGGAATGAAAACAGGACTCGTTAAAAGTAAGCCGAAGACCTACACAAAATTGTTTTCACTCTCTCCCATTTTATCATTTTTTCGCCACAGACCCTTACAAAAACTATATGGAATTACGTTTTTCTTACTGTTTACTGTGATGCTGTTTTATGGAAGCTTTGAATTGTTTATGTATAGAGGCGAGCTAGATTTCCCTTTTTCCCTACAGACATTTCGAATGATTGGTCTGATTGGTATTATTCCTGCCTTTTTTGCAGGACGACTAAAAAGTGCTTTTGGTGCAAGAGGAGTGTTGGCTGTTCATCTAGGATTGATGGCTGTTGGCTTTATCGTACCACTAGTTGCGTTAAACGTCTGGACATTGCTGTTTGCATCGATATGTATGATCGCCTCAACTGCGCTGACAATTCCAATGGTCATTTTGCTCGTGGGTGTTCATGGAGCTTATGCGCGAGCTAGTGCTGTGTCGATATATTCATTCACATTATTGACTGGTGCGAGTGTTGGGAGTTGGGTTGCAGCTGTGGTGCCTTTTGGGGTTGTGCTGATTTCTGTAGTGGTGCTGTTTTGTGGATTGGTGGTATTGAGTATGTCGGTTAGGAATGAGATTGAGAGCGGTAGTTTAGGGGAGGTCTAG
- a CDS encoding DUF3939 domain-containing protein, with protein sequence MWWNKKQKHDKKEEPVEERYPKRDVSLDELRKAIHAFTDQLPDGVELQTIIDEDLTIHYEFIAPYLKAIPNQTFYMSKETYEVFEEKDYQLAVDLDNVQKAVDDYIRQTKELPVIEGDAYRKVNYFKLEKLGLLTYRPERDFYITKNEYLVSYEKPEK encoded by the coding sequence ATGTGGTGGAACAAGAAACAGAAGCACGATAAAAAAGAAGAACCTGTTGAAGAACGGTATCCGAAAAGGGACGTTTCACTTGATGAATTACGTAAAGCCATCCATGCTTTTACGGATCAACTCCCCGATGGTGTAGAACTTCAGACGATTATCGATGAGGATTTAACCATCCATTATGAGTTTATAGCTCCTTATTTAAAAGCCATTCCAAACCAAACGTTCTATATGTCTAAAGAAACGTATGAAGTATTTGAAGAAAAGGATTATCAACTTGCCGTAGACTTAGACAATGTGCAAAAAGCCGTAGACGATTACATTAGACAAACAAAAGAATTGCCCGTCATTGAAGGAGACGCGTATCGAAAAGTGAATTACTTCAAGCTTGAAAAACTCGGGTTGCTCACTTATCGTCCTGAGCGGGATTTTTATATAACCAAAAATGAATATTTAGTCTCGTATGAAAAGCCTGAGAAATAA
- a CDS encoding TVP38/TMEM64 family protein: MRIQDLDFEKLKKMIENDTFDEFIMQLLNQYEQLGPLPGITLPFLEAILPFLPLFIFVLGNSIAYGLLKGFLYSWIGATLGAIFVFWIVRRLGQQRFFQFVRKHKQVQRVMAWFERHGFGPLFLLMCFPFSPSAIINIVGGLSKVSFQQFVLAVVLGKAVMIFTIAYVGHSITEFAQHPMKTIVVGICIGVFWLVGKFIERRLQNKSKEKASAND; the protein is encoded by the coding sequence ATGAGAATTCAAGATCTTGACTTTGAAAAGTTAAAAAAAATGATAGAGAATGACACGTTTGATGAGTTTATTATGCAGCTTTTAAACCAGTATGAGCAGTTAGGGCCGCTTCCTGGTATTACGTTACCGTTTTTAGAAGCGATCTTACCTTTTTTGCCTTTGTTTATTTTTGTGCTCGGAAATTCGATTGCATATGGATTACTTAAAGGGTTTTTATATTCTTGGATTGGAGCCACACTTGGGGCTATTTTTGTATTCTGGATTGTTCGTCGCCTTGGACAACAGCGATTTTTTCAATTTGTACGAAAGCATAAACAAGTGCAACGCGTGATGGCCTGGTTTGAGCGACATGGGTTTGGGCCACTGTTTCTGTTGATGTGCTTTCCATTTTCTCCGTCAGCGATTATTAATATAGTCGGGGGATTATCAAAAGTGAGCTTTCAGCAGTTTGTGCTCGCCGTGGTGCTCGGAAAAGCTGTTATGATTTTTACAATTGCCTATGTTGGACACAGCATTACAGAATTTGCCCAGCACCCAATGAAGACTATTGTGGTGGGCATCTGTATTGGGGTGTTTTGGCTGGTCGGAAAGTTTATTGAACGCCGCCTACAAAACAAATCAAAGGAAAAAGCGAGTGCAAACGATTAA
- a CDS encoding competence protein ComK, with protein MKMKAWRQYYEISPFTLAVLADERTDGKVISLVVEEEERFYVDQSPRRLLDQACKFYGSSLRGRQDGTKDVCGITHKAPIAVDPVSGMYFFPTNSPQNKYCSWIAHSHIDHAHKTPENNTQITFKSGEVVIIDVSNGSIWNQIQRTAQFRYQLAERLQYIPKQASFDQIAEPFA; from the coding sequence ATGAAAATGAAAGCTTGGCGTCAGTATTATGAGATTTCCCCTTTTACCCTTGCGGTATTAGCGGATGAAAGGACAGATGGGAAAGTCATCTCGTTGGTTGTCGAGGAAGAAGAAAGGTTCTATGTAGACCAGTCTCCCAGGCGACTTTTGGATCAGGCCTGTAAATTCTACGGTTCAAGCCTGAGAGGCAGACAAGATGGAACAAAAGATGTTTGTGGGATAACTCACAAAGCTCCAATTGCAGTTGACCCCGTAAGTGGCATGTACTTCTTCCCGACAAATTCTCCTCAGAATAAATATTGCTCCTGGATCGCTCATTCCCATATCGATCACGCTCATAAAACTCCCGAAAACAACACCCAAATCACTTTCAAAAGTGGAGAGGTTGTCATTATTGATGTGTCTAACGGCTCCATTTGGAATCAAATTCAACGTACCGCCCAATTCCGCTATCAACTAGCTGAACGGCTGCAATACATTCCGAAACAAGCAAGTTTTGATCAGATTGCAGAGCCGTTTGCTTAA
- the addB gene encoding helicase-exonuclease AddAB subunit AddB produces MSIRFLLGRAGSGKSTRCLEEIKDLLVSSPDGPPILYMVPDQMTFQQEYALLKQEGIEGSIRAQVFSFSRLAWRVLQETGGGTRQFISSTGIQMMLRKITEERKSDWNVFQKAIEKQGFMEQLETMITEFKRYRVTPQTLMQQIDSIDQYTHQHPGEQALQHKLEDLSYIYENLMHALSDQYIDSEDQLQLLAEKIEEASFLEGAEIYLDGFHRFTPQELTVLQALMKKAKRVNITLTLDEPRYGEIPELDLFHQTAHTFQDVKSVADEVNIPITEIKHLYGEVGRFEERHAFEHMEHYFDTRPAPPFQGETPITVAQAVHPRAEVEGVAQEIIKMVRDGDYRYREMALLIREPEVYHDLIQTVFEDYQIPVFIDEKRTMMNHPLIEFLRSAIDVVEGNWRYDAVFRLLKTDFIPSDDHEHPLTQEAIDELENYCLEYGIRTKKRWLDEKPWRFQRFRGFEHARQTDEEKKKEERINRLRHQVTRALAPFDEAIREAKTVRERCEVLFNWLEELQVPQKLDQWRDDYDDIGQLERGREQEQVWQAVIQLFDEMVDMIGEEKMSFQVFRTTLETGLESLSFSHVPPSMDHVIVGSVDRSRISGIKNAFLLGVNEGLWPLKPPAEGMISENERELLKEHGMDLADSSKRQLLDDHFYVYLAFTAASDYLWVSYPLSNEEGKSKTPSTLVKRVQELFPHAENKLLLQESDDHEEATRFITTPEKTRSILTAQLSRYLRGYPMKDIWWDVLDWFILRDDQKADTKRVLMSLFYENTPENLGKQTTENLYPKQLKASVSRLETYHRCSYQHFAKYGLGLEERSVYKLDAPDIGQLFHEALKQITEWIQDEGRDWNSITQQDTNQYAQKAVESLSPILQHQILYSSNRYQYIQKKLQDVVSRAAYMLSEQAKRSQFAPVGLELGFGPEEDKKIPPMNIELANGYELMLRGRIDRVDRALGEDGLFLRIIDYKSSAKGLDLVEVYYGLALQMLAYLDVVLSNSETWLGAQASPAGVLYFHVHNPMISGSTLLQESEIEEELFKKFKMQGLLVEDENIVKMMDTNLDSGMSKIIPAGLKKNGGFRKGSQTVEQMAFQQLQTYIRNIMKQAGESITEGNVNLNPYQKDQQVACTHCSFRSVCQFDPSLEENQYRQLKNLKDEDIMNQILSGKEDE; encoded by the coding sequence ATGAGTATTCGATTTTTACTTGGACGAGCAGGGTCTGGAAAAAGTACACGTTGCTTAGAAGAAATCAAAGATCTACTCGTCTCTTCACCAGATGGTCCACCGATTCTTTATATGGTACCTGACCAGATGACCTTCCAGCAGGAGTATGCTCTATTGAAACAGGAAGGCATTGAAGGGAGTATTCGTGCACAAGTTTTCAGTTTCTCACGTCTTGCTTGGCGCGTGCTTCAGGAAACAGGTGGGGGAACGAGACAGTTTATATCATCTACTGGTATCCAAATGATGCTCCGAAAAATTACGGAGGAGCGTAAATCGGACTGGAACGTGTTTCAAAAAGCGATAGAAAAACAAGGCTTTATGGAACAACTCGAAACGATGATTACAGAGTTTAAACGTTACCGTGTTACACCGCAAACGCTTATGCAGCAAATTGATAGCATTGATCAATACACGCATCAACACCCAGGAGAACAAGCATTACAGCACAAGCTAGAAGATTTATCTTACATCTATGAAAACCTCATGCATGCACTTAGTGATCAATACATAGATAGTGAAGATCAACTGCAGCTTTTAGCGGAAAAAATTGAGGAGGCTTCTTTTCTTGAAGGAGCTGAAATTTACCTGGATGGATTCCACCGCTTTACGCCACAAGAGCTTACAGTACTTCAGGCTCTTATGAAAAAAGCGAAACGGGTAAACATCACTTTGACGCTAGATGAACCCCGTTATGGAGAGATACCAGAGCTTGATTTGTTCCACCAAACTGCTCACACATTCCAGGATGTTAAATCTGTAGCGGATGAGGTCAATATTCCGATCACTGAAATTAAACACTTATATGGTGAAGTAGGTCGATTTGAAGAGCGTCATGCGTTTGAACATATGGAGCACTACTTTGATACACGTCCTGCTCCGCCTTTCCAGGGAGAGACTCCAATAACCGTAGCGCAGGCGGTACATCCGCGGGCTGAGGTAGAGGGTGTTGCGCAGGAAATTATCAAAATGGTGCGCGATGGTGACTATCGATACCGGGAAATGGCACTTCTGATCCGTGAACCAGAAGTGTACCATGATCTCATCCAAACGGTTTTTGAAGATTATCAAATCCCTGTCTTTATCGATGAGAAGCGTACGATGATGAATCATCCATTAATTGAATTCCTGAGATCTGCCATAGATGTCGTGGAGGGGAACTGGCGCTACGATGCGGTGTTCCGCCTTCTTAAAACCGACTTTATTCCATCCGATGATCATGAGCATCCATTAACGCAGGAAGCCATTGATGAGCTTGAAAACTATTGTCTCGAGTATGGCATCCGTACGAAAAAGCGTTGGCTAGATGAAAAACCTTGGCGTTTCCAACGATTCAGAGGTTTTGAACATGCTCGTCAAACGGATGAGGAGAAGAAAAAAGAAGAACGAATTAATCGACTGCGTCATCAGGTGACAAGAGCGCTTGCTCCTTTTGATGAAGCTATACGTGAAGCCAAAACCGTAAGAGAGCGTTGCGAAGTTCTTTTCAACTGGTTAGAAGAATTACAGGTTCCACAAAAACTGGACCAATGGCGTGATGATTACGATGATATCGGACAGCTGGAACGTGGCCGCGAGCAGGAGCAGGTATGGCAAGCCGTCATTCAGCTTTTTGATGAAATGGTGGATATGATTGGTGAGGAGAAAATGTCATTCCAGGTTTTTCGAACCACGCTTGAAACGGGACTAGAATCTCTGTCCTTTTCTCACGTACCGCCAAGCATGGACCATGTGATTGTCGGAAGTGTTGATCGTTCTCGTATATCTGGAATTAAAAATGCATTCCTGCTTGGTGTAAATGAGGGGCTTTGGCCACTTAAGCCACCAGCAGAGGGGATGATTTCTGAGAATGAACGTGAGCTTTTGAAAGAACATGGAATGGACCTTGCAGATAGTAGTAAACGTCAGCTACTTGATGACCATTTCTATGTGTACTTAGCGTTTACCGCTGCTTCCGATTATTTATGGGTAAGCTATCCGTTAAGTAATGAGGAAGGAAAGTCCAAAACACCTTCCACACTTGTGAAGCGTGTTCAAGAGCTGTTTCCTCATGCGGAGAACAAGCTATTACTGCAAGAGAGTGATGACCATGAAGAGGCAACACGTTTCATTACGACACCTGAAAAAACACGTTCCATCCTGACAGCTCAACTGTCACGTTACTTACGAGGGTACCCAATGAAAGATATTTGGTGGGATGTGCTTGATTGGTTTATTTTACGCGATGATCAAAAAGCAGATACGAAACGCGTGCTGATGAGTCTGTTCTATGAAAATACACCGGAAAATCTCGGTAAACAAACAACCGAGAACCTATATCCAAAACAGCTCAAAGCCAGTGTGTCTCGACTAGAAACGTACCACCGCTGTTCTTATCAGCATTTTGCAAAGTATGGATTGGGTCTTGAAGAACGTTCGGTTTATAAGTTGGACGCACCTGATATAGGGCAGCTTTTCCATGAAGCGTTAAAGCAAATTACCGAATGGATTCAAGATGAGGGGCGCGATTGGAACTCAATCACGCAACAAGATACAAATCAGTATGCGCAAAAAGCGGTCGAGAGTCTTTCACCAATTTTACAGCACCAAATTTTATATAGCTCGAATCGCTATCAATATATTCAGAAAAAGCTTCAGGACGTTGTCTCGCGTGCTGCATATATGCTTAGCGAACAGGCAAAACGAAGTCAGTTCGCACCAGTGGGGCTAGAGCTTGGCTTCGGACCAGAAGAGGATAAAAAGATACCTCCTATGAATATTGAACTTGCAAATGGCTATGAACTGATGCTTCGTGGTCGTATTGACCGTGTGGACCGAGCGTTAGGAGAAGATGGCTTGTTCCTTCGCATTATCGATTACAAGTCCAGTGCGAAAGGGCTTGATCTGGTTGAGGTCTATTATGGACTGGCATTACAAATGCTTGCTTATCTAGATGTTGTGCTATCAAATTCAGAAACATGGCTCGGTGCACAGGCCTCTCCGGCAGGCGTGTTGTATTTCCACGTACACAACCCAATGATCTCAGGAAGTACACTTCTCCAAGAGAGTGAAATCGAAGAGGAGCTCTTCAAGAAGTTCAAGATGCAAGGACTTCTTGTGGAAGATGAAAATATCGTCAAAATGATGGACACGAATCTGGATTCTGGTATGAGTAAAATCATACCGGCTGGTTTGAAAAAGAACGGTGGTTTCCGAAAAGGATCTCAAACGGTTGAACAAATGGCTTTCCAACAGCTTCAAACCTATATTCGAAACATCATGAAACAAGCAGGAGAGTCGATTACTGAGGGGAATGTGAACTTGAATCCATATCAAAAGGATCAACAGGTAGCTTGTACGCACTGTTCTTTCCGTTCCGTTTGTCAGTTTGATCCATCGCTTGAAGAGAATCAGTACAGACAATTAAAGAACTTAAAAGATGAAGATATTATGAATCAAATTCTATCAGGGAAGGAGGATGAATAA
- the lepB gene encoding signal peptidase I: MKNTWKWIRTILFAIVLALAFRSFLFASYIVDGKSMEPTLFDGNLLMVNKMIYDWQDVNHGDVIVFHANEKEDYVKRVIGLPGDKITYKNDTLYLNGKKVDEPYLDPYRKNDGKPLTEDFTLEEITGGVKEVPDGRIFVMGDNRRESLDSRYFGFVPIETIVGKVDVRYWPINQLALQF; the protein is encoded by the coding sequence ATGAAAAACACCTGGAAGTGGATCAGAACCATTTTATTCGCAATTGTATTAGCACTTGCTTTCCGCTCGTTTTTGTTTGCAAGTTACATTGTTGACGGAAAATCCATGGAACCTACGTTATTTGATGGGAATTTGTTAATGGTAAATAAAATGATATATGATTGGCAGGATGTGAATCACGGAGATGTCATCGTATTTCATGCCAATGAGAAAGAAGATTATGTGAAACGTGTAATTGGTTTGCCTGGGGATAAGATTACTTATAAGAATGATACATTATATCTAAATGGTAAGAAGGTGGACGAACCTTACCTTGATCCATATCGAAAAAATGATGGCAAACCGCTAACAGAAGATTTCACTCTTGAGGAAATAACCGGTGGTGTAAAAGAAGTTCCAGACGGACGTATTTTTGTTATGGGAGACAATCGTCGTGAAAGTCTAGACAGTCGATATTTCGGTTTTGTCCCGATTGAAACGATTGTTGGAAAAGTAGATGTACGCTACTGGCCGATCAATCAGTTGGCACTTCAGTTTTAG